The following coding sequences lie in one Haematobia irritans isolate KBUSLIRL chromosome 3, ASM5000362v1, whole genome shotgun sequence genomic window:
- the LOC142230832 gene encoding uncharacterized protein LOC142230832: protein MTQQAANMSDIYYCSKNKKSSSDGKTSGSDKSPKTINNNNNSTSNGNVCGKHSSSSSSKTNWKGLHSNSSSPRDSTSNGGNSSQASTTVPKVFHNTRCTRHHKAHSHSPNRTSNGMVNGADIAHHHMNGHNHGHIHHLPSAGHRKKTESVLSTDSDIRFTRRKLGDSQKCGCAVIAGFLVALLVAGVFVYVGYTYFKPEPLSDRIFRGKFQVLNDKWSMDLANQNSARFQQKSRDYRERINLLVRRSDLREAYEGSEILALDGFEDKSDILVHFNMVFDPYAGLVSTADLLALFGEEFENPHPRFFGNVTVDPQSLMIKEVTGLIEEPIMSSSPLGGDDETTELITTTPRQPRRCEPLKLNYCRSIGYNITTYPNLLGHTSFEEVQADVIAFRELVDAECFREAFDFVCRLMQPPCEGQTNLEPSPGIMCREYCEQFMEGCGNRLPKRFQKYFDCEKFPESTGIQSCHHKPRCASDMQANAHSPRLCDGVADCPDLSDERTCSFCSSNSLYCGRGRACVPRKARCDGKADCPDGSDEKDCLSIAPLAAELIDPEPLVPYLPRFHSEGYAVFSEKGSVGKLCAEGLEGDSKLVVRQTVAESLCKSLGYESVEIFDVLTDTESIDDYVRVLDPHAPEISFVRTHCPRRQVLYVGCGELQCGVQSVLSGKQYLTLPKMSSPGDWPWLAALYREDIHVCDGTLISQDWVLTTESCFQGQPRATWMAVFGSVRLASKAPWTQRRRIIGMIKSPVEGSTAALIRLESPVVYSDHVRPICLPDEPQRKQEQQIQRRAYVPKAERLEGKSMEGVKLLEHETQQYFDSPTFHTPENIDSDENDSGYYESSAYKMPEAESLTAEVEGLDFDSYPLPEGAPQVQYYGFNHSSTTPAAVGAKATSAEQEPEQLWTMCNTLGWSRQRDHMQRVQLKIGDMAACENISIATVNSMCTEATYQKHDCTQEEFAGAPVQCLIPGTNQWALVGVSSWRIACAASGIERPRMYDKIASNAAWIRETVHAS from the exons ggtttgcattcaaattcAAGCTCACCACGTGATTCCACATCGAATGGTGGCAATAGTTCACAAGCATCCACAACAGTTCCCAAAGTTTTTCACAATACCCGTTGTACCAGACATCATAAGGCCCACAGTCATTCGCCAAATAGAACGAGTAATGGTATGGTAAACGGAGCGGACATAGCACATCATCATATGAATGGTCATAATCATGGACATATTCATCATTTGCCCAGTGCAGGACATAGGAAAAAGACAGAGTCTGTTCTATCGACAGACTCCGATATACGTTTCACCCGGCGAAAATTAGGAGATAGTCAGAAATGTGGATGTGCTGTGATTGCAGGATTCCTAGTAGCTCTTCTGGTAGCTGGAGTATTTGTCTATGTGGGAT ATACCTATTTCAAACCGGAACCATTGTCGGATCGAATTTTCCGTGGCAAATTCCAAGTTCTAAATGACAAATGGTCTATGGATTTAGCCAACCAAAATTCGGcaagatttcaacaaaaatcccGAGACTATCGGGAACGCATTAATCTACTGGTAAGGCGATCGGATCTAAGAGAAGCTTATGAAGGTAGTGAAATCCTAGCGTTAGATGG CTTTGAGGACAAAAGCGATATTTTAGTCCATTTCAATATGGTGTTTGATCCTTATGCTGGTCTGGTGTCCACAGCTGATCTATTGGCTTTATTCGGAGAAGAGTTTGAAAATCCTCACCCAAGGTTTTTCGGTAATGTTACTGTAGATCCCCAAAGTTTGATGATCAAAGAAGTCACTGGCCTTATAGAGGAACCCATTATGTCCTCTTCACCACTTGGTGGAGACGATGAAACTACAGAGTTGATTACCACTACTCCCAGGCAACCTAGACGATGTGAAcccctaaaattaaattattgtcGATCGATTGGTTACAACATTACCACCTATCCCAATTTATTGGGTCACACCTCATTCGAAGAGGTTCAAGCTGATGTAATAGCTTTCCGAGAATTGGTCGACGCCGAATGCTTCCGTGAAGCTTTTGATTTTGTATGTCGTTTGATGCAACCACCTTGTGAGggtcaaacaaatttggaaccCTCGCCGGGTATAATGTGTCGCGAATACTGTGAACAATTTATGGAAGGCTGTGGAAATCGTTTGCCGAaacgtttccaaaaatatttcgaCTGTGAAAAGTTTCCCGAGTCAACGGGTATTCAATCGTGCCATCATAAACCTCGGTGTGCCAGTGATATGCAAGCCAATGCCCATAGTCCCCGATTGTGTGATGGTGTCGCTGATTGTCCCGATTTGTCTGACGAAAGAACCTGTTCCTTCTGTAGCTCAAACTCATTATATTGTGGAAGGGGAAGAGCTTGCGTTCCACGTAAGGCCCGCTGTGATGGAAAAGCAGATTGTCCAGATGGATCGGATGAGAAGGATTGCT TGTCTATAGCTCCATTGGCAGCCGAGTTGATTGATCCAGAACCTTTAGTTCCTTATTTGCCACGTTTCCATTCCGAAGGTTATGCCGTTTTCTCCGAAAAAGGTTCGGTTGGAAAACTTTGTGCTGAAGGTTTGGAAGGTGATAGTAAGCTGGTAGTCAGACAAACAGTAGCCGAATCCCTTTGCAAGTCCTTGGGTTATGA atCAGTAGAAATTTTTGATGTTCTAACCGATACAGAGAGTATTGATGATTATGTTCGAGTCTTGGATCCACATGCTCCCGAAATCTCTTTTGTTAGGACTCATTGTCCCAGACGTCAGGTGCTCTATGTCGGTTGTGGTGAACTACAGTGTGGGGTCCAGTCAGTTCTCTCGGGTAAACAGTACTTGACCTTACCCAAAATGTCTTCTCCTGGCGATTGGCCTTGGTTGGCTGCTTTATATCGCGAGGATATCCATGTTTGTGATGGTACTTTG ATATCCCAAGATTGGGTTCTCACCACAGAGTCCTGTTTCCAAGGACAACCGAGAGCCACTTGGATGGCCGTTTTTGGTTCCGTGCGCTTAGCTTCGAAAGCACCCTGGACACAAAGACGCCGTATAATTGGTATGATCAAGAGTCCAGTGGAAGGTTCCACAGCTGCCCTTATAAGACTCGAATCCCCCGTGGTATATTCCGATCATGTTAGACCCATATGTCTACCGGATGAACCACAACGTAAGCAAGAACAACAAATCCAAAGAAGGGCATATGTACCAAAAGCCGAACGTTTAGAGGGTAAAAGTATGGAGGGTGTGAAGCTTCTGGAACATGAGACACAACAATATTTCGACTCACCAACATTCCATACACCCGAAAATATCGATTCTGATGAGAATGATAGCGGTTACTATGAATCATCAGCGTATAAAATGCCGGAAGCAGAATCTCTTACAGCAGAAGTCGAAGGTTTAGATTTCGATAGTTATCCTCTGCCCGAGGGGGCACCTCAAGTGCAATATTATGGCTTTAATCACTCATCGACAACGCCTGCAGCCGTAGGTGCTAAAGCGACGTCAGCCGAACAAGAACCAGAACAACTGTGGACTATGTGCAATACATTGGGATGGTCACGACAACGTGATCATATGCAACGAGTGCAATTAAAAATTGGTGATATGGCGGCATGTGAGAATATCTCAATAGCCACTGTGAATAGCATGTGTACGGAAGCGACATATCAAAAACACGACTGTACG CAAGAGGAATTTGCGGGAGCTCCCGTTCAATGTCTAATACCAGGCACCAATCAATGGGCTTTGGTTGGCGTTTCATCATGGCGGATAGCTTGTGCCGCATCGGGTATAGAAAGACCGCGTATGTATGACAAAATAGCATCGAATGCTGCTTGGATACGTGAAACTGTTCATGCGTCATAA
- the Corp gene encoding companion of reaper translates to MVFKNCLKISYKGLTRNVICDTLLRYEDIVGKIIEAFDLTNIHRAAIQIYDEQGSKFDKEVFEYFLLLFPNPQKLFFIRLDNSKLMDVSSNNNINLDETRHAFSISKSMNKRKDTHNMNNNVEAVPVRRQNCFIGQWPGNNVTQNPTTTTTNATSTMPDNQQQHSQQNIVRGIVNRIKMFQQSHLKRKIIATTTPTIVKRSMRI, encoded by the exons atggtatttaaaaattgtttaaagataTCCTACAAGGGATTGACTAGAAATGTAATATGCGATACACTTCTCCGTTACGAGGATATTGTAGGCAAAA TTATCGAAGCATTCGATTTGACCAatatacatagggctgccataCAAATCTATGATGAACAAGGATCGAAATTTGATAAAGAAGTTTTTGAATATTTCCTACTACTctttccaaatccccaaaaattaTTCTTCATTCGTTTGGACAATTCGAAACTAATGGATGTCTCTTCGAATAACAACATAAATCTAGATGAAACCCGTCATGCCTTCTCCATCTCAAAATCAATGAACAAACGAAAGGATACCCACAACATGAATAACAATGTCGAAGCTGTACCAGTACGTCGTCAAAATTGTTTCATTGGCCAATGGCCTGGCAATAATGTAACACAAAATCCAACAACGACCACCACTAACGCCACCTCCACGATGCCAGACAATCAACAGCAACATAGTCAACAGAATATTGTTCGTGGTATAgtgaatagaattaaaatgtttcaacaatcTCATTTGAAGAGGAAAATTATAGCCACAACAACACCAACCATAGTTAAGCGATCCATGAGAATTTAA